From the Streptomyces nodosus genome, the window CCTCCCGTACGAAGCCCGGCTGCCACGACACCTCGACGACCGCGTCCCATTCACGGTCGAGCAGTGGGTCGTACGCTGCCGGATCGCGGCGGTCGGCGGCCACCAGCCTCGCCCCCTCCGAGACGTCCCCGCTCTCGCCCCGTGCCAGGCAGGTCACCCGATGGCCGCGCTCCACCGCCTGCCGCGACACTTCCCGGCCCAGCCATGCCGTTCCACCCAGAACCAAGATCTCCATACCGACACTCAAGCACCGCGCGCGCCCGGCGCCCAGACGGATCTCCTGACAGCAGAGCGGGTGGTGCGACCCGGGCGCCGTGTCCTACGGGGTGTCGGCGGGCGGTCGTCCCCGGGCTGTCGGCGAGAGCAGGGCGCCGAGTGCGGCGGCGGCGTCGAGCAGTGCCCTGGAGCGCGCCGCGAGATCGGCGTCCCTGGCGGCCAGTGCGGCGGCCAGCTCCTCCGTCCGGCGGGCGCGCCGCAGTTCCGGCACGAGGGCCCGAAGGGGTGCGATGCGGTAACCGGCCCTGCGGAGTTGGTGCACGATCCGGGCGTCCCGTACCTGGGCCGGTGTGTAGCACCGCGTTCCCCGCGCCGGGTCCCGGTCGGGGACGACCAGGCCCTCCGCGTCCCAGTGCCGCAGGGTCGAGGGACGTACGCCGAGAGCGGCGGCGAGTTCGGAGACGTGCATCGAGTCCGATGCGCGTACGTCGTCGATCGGCTCGGCGGAGATCGCCCGCGCCGCCTCCTCGGCCCGCCTCAGCCCCCTTCGCTCCGTGTCGAGCCGGGCGTGCGCCGCGTCGAGAAGGGCGAGGACCGCCCCCGAGACGGGGAACCGGTGGGCGGCCCGGACGATCTCCTTGGCCTCGACCGGACCCACCCCCGCCGCGAGGGCGCGATAGGCCAGCGCGGACCGCAGATGCCTTTCTCCGTAGACGCGATAGCCCGAGGCCGTGCGTGTCGTCGGCGGAAGCACACCGTCCCGTTCGAGATTGCGGATCTGCTGCACGGAGTACCCGGCGCGCCGGGCGACATCGATCGTCCGCATGACCCCTGATTTGAGACCTGACACCC encodes:
- a CDS encoding MerR family transcriptional regulator; protein product: MRTIDVARRAGYSVQQIRNLERDGVLPPTTRTASGYRVYGERHLRSALAYRALAAGVGPVEAKEIVRAAHRFPVSGAVLALLDAAHARLDTERRGLRRAEEAARAISAEPIDDVRASDSMHVSELAAALGVRPSTLRHWDAEGLVVPDRDPARGTRCYTPAQVRDARIVHQLRRAGYRIAPLRALVPELRRARRTEELAAALAARDADLAARSRALLDAAAALGALLSPTARGRPPADTP